From the Megalops cyprinoides isolate fMegCyp1 chromosome 21, fMegCyp1.pri, whole genome shotgun sequence genome, one window contains:
- the e2f3 gene encoding transcription factor E2F3 has translation MRKGTSSAQEKLVTAGVGGSTVDKSNVFTSLSGRLTSSFPTTAFIQIITPPPSVTQAANGCMSDLPAGSLIYSTPHGPTNGTGQRPALGRPPAKRRLELDIPDHQYISEASVKRKVGTTPATRKSPKTPKSPAEKTRYDTSLGLLTKKFFQLLGQSSDGVVDLNQAAEVLKVQKRRLYDITNVLEGVHLIKKKSKNNIQWMGCKLSEEGTVLNQCQSLGREVLELNQEERKLDELIQTCRRNVQQMTEETLNQKFAYVTYQDIQRSRGLRDQTVIVVKAPSETKLEVPDPQEALQVHLTSTKGPIDVFLCPDENTSNTPLKNSLLDVNGNNSTFPVPGFSSAECASGSNAPGVPDCAVTVTSISPLTSPLTSLLQQTEDQIPSVLEGPLVSLSPHLLNEDYMLSLGDEEGISDLFDAYDFDRLPLDDLLCN, from the exons ATGAGAAAGGGGACCTCCTCAGCCCAGGAGAAACTCGTAACAGCAGGGGTTGGGGGCTCCACTGTAGATAAAAGTAATGTTTTCACGTCGCTGTCTGGTCGCCTAACTTCTAGCTTTCCCACAACTGCATTTATACAAATTATCACCCCACCGCCCTCTGTAACCCAGGCTGCCAATGGCTGTATGTCCGATCTGCCAGCTGGTAGCTTGATATACTCCACTCCCCACGGACCAACAAACGGAACAGGACAACGACCTGCATTAGGACGCCCTCCG GCGAAGCGTCGGCTTGAACTGGACATTCCTGACCACCAGTACATCAGCGAAGCATCAGTGAAGCGCAAAGTGGGGACCACCCCTGCTACTCGCAAGAGCCCCAAAA CCCCCAAGTCGCCAGCGGAGAAGACGCGCTATGACACGTCCCTAGGCCTCCTGACCAAGAAGTTTTTCCAGCTGTTGGGCCAGTCATCGGATGGCGTAGTGGACCTGAACCAGGCTGCGGAGGTCCTCAAAGTCCAGAAGAGACGCCTTTATGACATTACCAATGTGCTGGAGGGGGTCCACCTCATCAAGAAGAAATCCAAAAACAACATTCAGTGGAT GGGTTGTAAGCTGTCAGAAGAGGGCACCGTGCTGAATCAGTGCCAGAGCCTGGGCCGGGAGGTGCTGGAGCTCAACCAAGAGGAGAGGAAGCTGGACGAGCTGATCCAGACCTGCCGCAGGAACGTGCAGCAGATGACCGAGGAGACTCTCAACCAAAA GTTCGCTTATGTAACATATCAAGACATCCAGAGGAGCCGGGGCCTGCGGGACCAGACGGTGATTGTGGTCAAAGCACCTTCAGAAACAAAGCTGGAGGTTCCAGACCCCCAGGAG GCTTTACAGGTCCACTTAACTAGCACTAAAGGGCCAATTGATGTGTTCTTATGTCCGGATGAGAATACGTCCAACACCCCGCTGAAGAATAGCCTCTTGGATGTGAATGGGAATAACTCAACATTT CCTGTGCCCGGTTTCTCTTCCGCAGAGTGTGCTAGCGGCAGCAATGCACCAGGGGTGCCCGACTGCGCGGTGACCGTCACCTCCAtctcccccctcacctcccccctgACCAGCCTCCTGCAACAGACGGAGGACCAGATCCCCTCCGTGCTGGAGGGGCCCCTTGTCAGCCTGTCGCCGCACCTCCTCAACGAGGACTACATGCTGAGCCTCGGGGACGAGGAGGGCATCAGTGACCTCTTTGATGCCTACGACTTTGACAGACTCCCGCTGGACGACCTTTTGTGTAACTGA
- the srfbp1 gene encoding serum response factor-binding protein 1 gives MAEVLNLNNEVVKMRKEVKRARALIIRKLTRQIAKLKKKKGKEAEVEKNQRRAARMLEEIHEMKTLKPDHVTKTALQKNLSFEKVCKNPNSTLSDRALARIATHPQISKKILEIKAAIKAFKDERRKPAEGKQATKSVKDPEIEAVKSDDTGSDDDDDDDGIEEEEESEDREEEEDEGEEEEKEEVNGATKDKQSHTADDPADRTCSDIKSTAPLQESQEAQVQSEGKSETLMDQEGSFEAACLPKTAPITEVKAAQERTAKKPPSQRSVSRVEIKDPVIVEEKEESDLELSDDEGEKEYFDDSTEERFRKQSSQSEGSDEEDDFFLGKVRKFKKRKTKPGEDEEKRGSHEGKTAVIKEPTADTETQGKQDSNPMKLQSVFCSTLSGSKGTFGKGGKGPREVSKPPRFQNVKRGPDGSQRSSKFQNRGGGLGKKPMPSRFQNQKKGDPHVAPWPQDKGPAAPKGRPQFEKQMDRRGGAGKVSNPSQQTQQALHPSWEASKRRKEQQAQITAFQGKKIKFDDD, from the coding sequence ATGGCAGAAGTGTTGAACTTAAACAATGAAGTGGTGAAAATGAGGAAGGAGGTGAAGAGGGCCAGAGCCTTGATCATTCGGAAACTCACCAGACAGATTgccaaactgaaaaagaaaaagggcaAGGAGGCGGAGGTCGAGAAGAACCAGAGAAGAGCAGCCAGGATGCTTGAagaaattcatgaaatgaagACTCTTAAACCTGACCACGTCACCAAAACGGCCCTGCAGAAAAACCTCAGCTTCGAGAAGGTCTGCAAGAACCCTAACTCCACGCTTTCGGACCGAGCGCTTGCACGCATTGCCACACATCCACAGATCAGCAAGAAGATCCTGGAGATTAAAGCAGCCATCAAAGCCTTCAAAGATGAACGGCGAAAGCCTGCTGAGGGAAAGCAGGCCACAAAATCTGTGAAGGACCCAGAGATAGAAGCTGTAAAATCAGATGATACAggcagtgatgatgatgatgatgatgatggtattgaggaggaagaggagtcagaggacagggaagaggaggaggatgagggggaggaggaggagaaagaggaagtgaatgGTGCCACAAAAGACAAGCAGAGTCACACCGCAGATGACCCAGCTGATAGAACCTGCAGTGACATTAAAAGCACGGCTCCATTGCAGGAAAGCCAAGAGGCTCAGGTACAGTCTGAAGGCAAATCAGAGACCCTTATGGATCAGGAAGGCTCCTTCGAAGCTGCCTGTCTGCCAAAAACTGCACCGATTACTGAGGTCAAAGCAGCGCAGGAACGAACAGCAAAGAAGCCTCCATCACAAAGGTCAGTTTCCAGAGTGGAAATCAAGGACCCTGTCATcgtggaggagaaagaggagagtgATTTGGAGCTCTCTGAtgatgagggagagaaggagtaCTTTGATGACAGTACCGAGGAGCGGTTTCGCAAGCAATCATCTCAGTCTGAGGGCAGTGATGAGGAGGACGACTTCTTCCTTGGCAAAGTGAgaaaattcaaaaaaagaaaaacgaagCCTGGGGAGGATGAAGAGAAGAGGGGCAGCCATGAGGGAAAGACTGCTGTGATCAAGGAGCCGACGGCAGACACTGAGACCCAAGGAAAGCAGGACTCAAATCCAATGAAGCTGCAGTCGGTTTTTTGTAGTACTTTGTCAGGATCGAAAGGTACCTTTGGGAAAGGTGGGAAAGGACCTAGGGAAGTTTCAAAACCACCCAGGTTCCAGAATGTAAAGAGAGGACCTGATGGGTCTCAAAGATCATCCAAGTTTCAGAACCGAGGTGGAGGTCTCGGCAAAAAACCGATGCCATCCAGGTTCCAGAACCAGAAGAAGGGAGACCCACATGTTGCTCCTTGGCCGCAGGACAAGGGTCCAGCTGCACCAAAGGGCCGGCCACAATTTGAGAAGCAAATGGACCGCAGAGGTGGTGCAGGGAAAGTCTCCAATCCTTCCCAGCAGACACAGCAAGCTCTCCACCCCTCGTGGGAGGCTAGCAAGAGACGGAAAGAGCAGCAGGCCCAAATTACAGCCTTCCAaggaaaaaagattaaatttgACGATGACTGA